A genomic window from Salvia miltiorrhiza cultivar Shanhuang (shh) chromosome 5, IMPLAD_Smil_shh, whole genome shotgun sequence includes:
- the LOC130985790 gene encoding pescadillo homolog yields MLNSETLEESDETPGVASPEISIKSPTNDSCSDDEPTETSGKALDAKDSSNDDDEDKHQEDVENFSSDDEEAKETEKDSEGTEIDNLGGPSRDSHGSDDEAVSSSDKQQPSEAAEVSGEEADEADCTDRHAKPSKKLNKKATSHSVHVDLSDDEPLFLWKQRSKRK; encoded by the exons ATGTTGAATAGTGAGACCTTGGAGGAAAGTGATGAAACACCAGGTGTTGCTTCTCCTGAAATTTCCATCAAGTCACCAACTAATGATTCTTGCTCAG ATGATGAACCAACTGAAACAAGTGGTAAGGCTTTAGATGCAAAGGATTCATCTAACGACGATGACGAAGATAAGCATCAAGAAGATGTTGAGAACTTCTCGAGTGATGATGAAGAGGCCAAAGAGACAGAAAAAGATTCTGAAGGCACTGAGATTGATAATCTTGGCGGGCCTTCACGTGATTCTCATGGTTCGGATGATGAAGCTGTTTCTTCTTCAGATAAGCAGCAGCCAAGTGAGGCCGCTGAGGTATCTGGAGAGGAGGCTGATGAAGCAGATTGCACAGATAGACATGCAAAACCTTCAAAGAAGCTCAACAAGAAGGCTACTTCTCATTCTGTACATGTGGATCTTTCTGATGACGAGCCTCTG TTTTTGTGGAAACAGCGCTCTAAAAGAAAATGA
- the LOC131025489 gene encoding LOW QUALITY PROTEIN: starch synthase 3, chloroplastic/amyloplastic (The sequence of the model RefSeq protein was modified relative to this genomic sequence to represent the inferred CDS: deleted 2 bases in 2 codons) codes for MEWPLPLQRSLSCGIVSSQGTHFRIKPFFGFLPMGPHNPLGGDLVIWQPRSHIRITASADFSRRRRGKSSTPRSKDSTPRGFGPRTQVPTSTQKKDRKNNEEKEGPGTSSQNEFGSLSADTPDPQIRSDEVETTNINLVPELDEDSDGESNGEHDVVGLEVPSTREAFPVSKMSQFEENVQISDVNKHVTESKDAERISKSEEKLAATGGVDVSVRESVIEREQINAESSNNQWQERIKKDQVGSIKTTDESHKGSSFVKPEPVDDSYTSISELKRKEDEFLKLKLESEESLREETINRLADDNFRKGNKLFYYPELVKPDQRMEIFFNRSFSTLKNEPDVMIMGAFNDWKWKSFGMKLSRSNLKGDWWSCQLYVPKEAYKIDFVFYNGKDVYENNDKQDFCIVVDGGMDVFDFENFLLEEKMREQEDLLRQKAERERQEEEQRRIEAEKAASEADRAQAKEEAAKTRGMMQVVMKKALISVDDVWYIEPKPRDVEGNEMVRLYYNRSSGPLSHAKDLWIHGGYNNWKDGLSIVSKLIKSEKYGDWWFADVVVPDRALVLDWVLADGPPQQAVVYDNNNLQDFHAIVPKSIDEELYWVEEEQIIFRRLQTERRSREEAIRAKVEKTARLKAEAKEKTLRTYLLSQKHIVYTDPLDVHAGSTVSLFYNPANTVLNGKSEVWFRCSFNRWTHRMGPLPPQKMIPAENSSHLKATVKVPLDAYMIDFVFSEREDGGIFDNKNGMDYHIPVLGGVVKEPPMHIVHVSVEMAPIAKVGGLGDVVTSLSRAVQDMNHNVEIIIPKYDCLNLSHVKDLQFHKSYSWGGTEIKVWFGKVEGLSVYFLEPQNGLFWVGCIYGRGNDGERFGFFCHAALEFLLQSGSHPDIIHCHDWSSAPVAWLFKEQYMHYGLSKARIVFTIHNLEFGAQLIGKAVAFSDKATTVSPTYSREVSGNPVIAPHLYKFHGILNGIDPDIWDPYNDKFLPVSYTSENVVEGKRAAKEALQQKLGLKKADLPMLGIITRLTHQKGIHLIKHAIWRTLERNGQVVLLGSAPDPRIQNDFVNLANQLHSSHTDRARLCLTYDEPLSHLIYAGADFILVPSIFEPCGLTQLTAMRYGSVPVVRKTGGLYDTVYDVDHDKERAQEQGLQPNGFNFDGADAGGVDYALNRAITAWYEKREWFNALCKCVMEQDWSWNRPALDYLELYNAARK; via the exons ATGGAGTGGCCTTTGCCGCTGCAGAGGTCTCTCAGTTGCGGAATTGTGTCATCCCAGGGAACACATTTCAGGATCAAGCCCTTCTTTGGATTTTTGCCTATGGGACCACACAA TCCTTTGGGTGGAGATCTGGTCATATGGCAGCCAAGATCACATATTCGGATTACTGCAAGTGCGG ATTTTTCAAGAAGGCGG CGAGGAAAAAGTTCCACGCCAAGGTCTAAGGATTCTACACCAAGGGGTTTTGGGCCTAGAACACAGGTCCCTACGAGTACACAGAAAAAAGACCGAAAGAACAATGAAGAAAAGGAAGGTCCGGGTACTTCTTCACAAAATGAGTTCGGGAGCTTGAGTGCTGACACTCCAGATCCACAAATTAGGTCTGATGAGGTAGAGACAACCAACATTAATCTAGTACCAGAATTAGATGAGGACAGCGACGGTGAAAGTAATGGTGAACATGATGTTGTTGGTCTAGAGGTTCCATCAACGCGTGAAGCATTTCCTGTCAGCAAAATGAGTCAATTTGAAGAGAATGTCCAAATTTCTGATGTTAATAAGCATGTTACTGAATCAAAAGATGCAGAAAGAATATCCAAGAGTGAG GAAAAATTGGCAGCAACTGGAGGTGTTGACGTCTCAGTACGTGAAAGTGTTATTGAAAGAGAACAGATAAATGCTGAAAGTAGTAACAATCAATGGCAAGAAAGAATAAAGAAAGATCAGGTTGGAAGCATCAAAACCACTGATGAGTCCCACAAAGGTTCATCATTTGTAAAGCCAGAGCCAGTTGATGACAGTTATACTTCAATAAGTGAGCTTAAGAGAAAGGAAGATGAATTTCTAAAGCTAAAATTGGAAAGTGAAGAGAGTTTACGTGAAGAGACAATAAACAGGCTTGCTGATGATAATTTTAGAAAAGGAAACAAATTGTTTTATTACCCGGAGCTGGTAAAACCTGATCAACGTATGGAGATATTTTTCAATAGGAGTTTCTCCACTTTGAAAAATGAACCAGATGTTATGATCATGGGAGCCTTCAATGACTGGAAATGGAAATCATTTGGCATGAAATTGAGCAGAAGTAATCTTAAGGGTGATTGGTGGTCTTGCCAGTTGTATGTTCCTAAGGAAGCATACAAAATTGATTTTGTGTTCTATAATGGGAAAGATGTCTATGAAAACAATGACAAACAAGATTTCTGCATAGTTGTGGATGGTGGAATGGATGTGTTTGACTTTGAAAATTTTTTGCTTGAAGAGAAAATGCGTGAACAGGAGGATTTATTGAGACAGAAAGCTGAAAGGGAAAGACAAGAAGAAGAACAAAGACGTATAGAAGCAGAAAAGGCAGCAAGTGAAGCTGATCGAGCTCAAGCCAAAGAGGAAGCTGCTAAGACAAGAGGGATGATGCAAGTAGTGATGAAAAAGGCTCTCATATCAGTTGATGATGTCTGGTATATAGAGCCTAAGCCTAGGGATGTGGAAGGCAATGAGATGGTCAGGTTATATTACAACAGGAGCTCAGGACCACTTTCTCATGCTAAAGACCTATGGATTCATGGAGGGTATAATAATTGGAAAGATGGGCTGTCCATTGTTTCAAAGCTCATCAAATCCGAGAAATATGGGGACTGGTGGTTTGCTGATG TTGTTGTGCCTGATAGAGCCCTTGTCTTGGACTGGGTTCTCGCTGATGGTCCACCTCAGCAAGCAGTTGTTTACGACAACAATAATTTGCAAGATTTTCATGCCATTGTCCCTAAATCCATTGATGAGGAACTATATTGGGTTGAGGAAGAGCAGATAATTTTTAGAAGACTTCAGACTGAAAGGCGATCTAGAGAAGAAGCAATACGAGCTAAGGTTG AAAAAACTGCACGTCTGAAAGCAGAAGCGAAGGAA AAAACTCTGAGAACATATTTGTTGTCTCAGAAGCATATAGTCTATACTGACCCTCTTGATGTCCATGCTGGAAGCACAGTGAGTTTGTTTTATAATCCTGCCAACACAGTCCTAAATGGAAAGTCTGAAGTCTGGTTCAGATGTTCATTCAATCGCTGGACGCATCGCATGGGTCCGTTGCCACCTCAAAAAATGATTCCTGCTGAAAATAGTTCACACCTTAAAGCAACTG TCAAGGTTCCACTGGATGCATATATGATAGACTTTGTTTTCTCTGAGAGAGAAGATGGTGGGATTTTTGACAACAAGAATGGTATGGATTACCACATACCTGTACTTGGAGGAGTTGTGAAGGAGCCCCCAATGCACATTGTACATGTATCTGTAGAAATGGCTCCAATCGCAAAG GTAGGGGGTCTTGGTGATGTTGTAACAAGTCTTTCACGAGCGGTCCAGGATATGAACCACAATGTGGAAATCATTATCCCAAAGTATGATTGCCTGAATCTCAGCCAT GTGAAGGATTTGCAGTTCCATAAGAGCTATTCTTGGGGTGGCACTGAAATTAAAGTTTGGTTCGGGAAGGTAGAAGGCCTTTCTGTTTATTTTTTGGAACCTCAGAATGG ATTATTTTGGGTTGGCTGCATCTATGGACGTGGTAATGATGGGGAAAGGTTTGGTTTTTTTTGCCATGCAGCTCTAGAGTTTCTTTTGCAAAGTGGATCCCACCCA GATATAATTCACTGTCACGATTGGTCTAGCGCTCCAGTTGCATGGTTGTTCAAAGAACAGTATATGCATTATGGCCTCAGTAAAGCCCGCATTGTTTTCACCATACACAACCTTGAATTTGGAGCTCAATTGATTGGTAAAGCTGTGGCTTTTTCAGACAAGGCTACAACG GTATCACCAACATATTCCCGGGAAGTTTCTGGGAATCCTGTAATTGCTCCTCATCTTTACAAGTTTCATGGTATCCTAAATGGAATTGACCCAGACATATGGGATCCATATAATGATAAGTTTCTTCCT GTATCTTATACTTCAGAAAATGTTGTCGAAGGCAAACGAGCTGCCAAAGAAGCTTTGCAGCAAAAACTTGGGCTGAAAAAGGCTGATCTGCCCATGTTAGGAATCATTACTCGACTGACTCACCAGAAAGGGATCCACCTCATCAAACATGCAATCTGGCGAACCCTGGAACGGAATGGACAA gtGGTCCTGCTGGGTTCAGCTCCTGATCCTAGGATTCAGAATGATTTCGTTAATTTGGCAAATCAACTGCATTCTTCACATACTGATCGTGCACGCCTATGTCTGACATATGATGAGCCTCTATCACACTTG ATATATGCTGGTGCAGATTTTATTCTTGTCCCTTCAATTTTTGAACCTTGTGGACTAACTCAACTCACAGCCATGAGATACGGTTCAGTCCCTGTTGTGCGCAAAACTGGAG GACTCTATGATACTGTTTATGATGTTGACCATGACAAAGAAAGGGCACAAGAACAAGGCCTTCAACCAAATggatttaattttgatggaGCAGATGCAGGAGGTGTTGATTATGCTCTGAATAG AGCAATAACTGCTTGGTACGAGAAGAGGGAGTGGTTTAATGCATTGTGCAAGTGTGTTATGGAGCAAGATTGGTCCTGGAACCGGCCTGCTCTTGATTACTTGGAGCTCTACAATGCTGCACGCAAGTGA